One part of the Lytechinus pictus isolate F3 Inbred chromosome 3, Lp3.0, whole genome shotgun sequence genome encodes these proteins:
- the LOC129257198 gene encoding solute carrier family 41 member 1-like, which yields MSSSESTNPVSTHPVPHLRHRKGKIEDTMVPRVVASSALDGQSLLPLPEDRGKTNADDYQTNDERGNGSDPHAKYRLHNGLPLNNSSDADHDPDGIEIETSFTEPLLGITRSSDEDDEGDGGLSTFMQEREHASYPKESSCGIAAQVLLPFLIAGFGTVYAGLVLDHVQHWSVFVQVTELFILVPSLLGLKGNLEMTLASRLSTAANLGIMDDRKKLRDMILGNMALTQCQALVVGFLASTAAVIFGWIPDGEFDINHTLLLCASSMVTASLASAGLGAIMVGVIILSRKCKINPDNVATPIAASLGDLITLSLLAWISNLLFKAIGKQHWLAPTIIVFFFLLVPLWAFLAKRNEYTRDVLYNGWSPVIAAMMISSIGGLVLDIAIRSNEGVAVFSPVINGVGGNLVAVQSSRISTHLHGIGSLGTPDPERIKKCNSPFTVFFGKDMHSRSARVLIMMVIPGQLIFLYYISYMNAGHSSITLRVTFMYITVSLIQVVILFQLADWIVYYLWGKKLDPDNFSIPYLTALGDLLGTALLALGFLIVWLLGDRDLDIGD from the exons ATGAGTTCGTCAGAGAGCACTAATCCAGTCTCTACGCATCCAGTACCCCATTTGAGGCATAGAAAAGGCAAGATCGAAGACACAATGGTTCCAAGGGTAGTGGCCAGTTCAGCCTTAGATGGCCAGTCATTGCTTCCACTTCCAGAGGATAGAGGAAAAACGAATGCAGATGATTATCAAACAAACGACGAAAGAGGGAACGGAAGTGATCCTCATGCCAAGTATAGACTTCACAATGGCCTCCCGCTAAATAATAGTTCTGATGCGGACCATGATCCTGATGGCATTGAAATTGAGACAAGCTTTACTGAGCCATTGCTTGGAATCACAAGATcaagtgatgaagatgatgaaggtgatggtgGATTGTCCACCTTCATGCAAGAGAGAGAGCATGCATCATATCCCAAAGAATCCTCGTGTGGCATCGCTGCTCAAGTgcttcttccttttcttattGCTGGCTTTGGAACAGTCTACGCAGGCCTTGTTCTTGATCATGTTCAG CATTGGAGTGTATTTGTTCAAGTCACAGAGTTGTTTATTCTGGTGCCATCATTACTGGGTTTGAAGGGAAATCTAGAAATGACATTAGCTTCAAGACTATCAACTGCT GCTAATCTGGGTATCATGGATGACAGAAAGAAATTGCGAGATATGATCCTTGGAAATATGGCATTGACACAG TGTCAGGCCCTGGTTGTTGGGTTCCTAGCTTCAACAGCAGCAGTTATATTTGGATGGATTCCTGATGGAGAGTTTGATATCAATCATACTTTACTTTTATGTGCTAGTAGCATGGTCACAGCTTCACTAGCTAGTGCAGGATTAG GTGCTATCATGGTAGGAGTTATTATATTATCACGCAAGTGTAAGATCAACCCAGATAATGTAGCTACACCTATTGCAGCAAGCCTTGGAGACCTTATCACTTTATCTCTTCTTGCCTGGATTAGTAATCTCCTATTCAAAGCTATCG GAAAGCAGCACTGGTTGGCACCAACCATCATTGTATTCTTCTTTTTATTGGTACCTCTCTGGGCATTCCTAGCTAAGCGTAATGAGTACACAAGAGATGTGCTTTACAATGGATGGTCACCTGTCATTGCTGCCATGATGATTAGCAG CATCGGAGGGCTTGTATTGGATATTGCAATTCGTAGCAATGAGGGTGTTGCTGTGTTCAGTCCTGTTATTAATGGAGTTGGAGGCAACCTAGTCGCAGTGCAATCAAGCAGAATATCTACGCATCTTCATGGTATTGGTAGTCTAGGTACTCCAGACCCAGAGAGAATCAAGAAATGCAACTCACCCTTTACAGTTTTCTTTGGAAAAG ATATGCATTCCCGGTCAGCCCGAGTGTTGATCATGATGGTCATTCCTGGTCAGCTTATCTTCCTCTATTATATCTCCTATATGAATGCTGGTCACTCATCTATTACTCTCAGAGTTACCTTCATGTATATCACTGTGTCTCTCATTCAG GTGGTAATCTTGTTTCAGTTAGCTGACTGGATTGTTTACTATCTATGGGGAAAGAAACTTGATCCTGATAACTTTTCTATCCCATACCTGACTGCTTTAGGCGATCTCCTAGGTACCGCTCTCCTTGCTCTTGGATTCCTGATAGTGTGGTTACTTGGAGATAGAGACTTAGACATTGGAGATTAA